In Reichenbachiella agarivorans, one genomic interval encodes:
- a CDS encoding L-threonylcarbamoyladenylate synthase, which produces MAEIGKDIHKAAQLLKEGKLVAIPTDTVYGLAGNAFDTNAIEQIYQVKGRPKSKAFIAQTNSIEKIKGFVTSFPANAESLASKYWPGALTLILDANEKIPTEMLANGRTVGVRICDHPLTLELLELLDFPVALPSANLHGQPSPVTAAQVNSQLGDLIEYILDGGECQIGFESTIVGFNGEKPLILRQGAIAEADILNTLES; this is translated from the coding sequence ATGGCTGAAATAGGAAAAGACATACACAAAGCAGCACAACTACTCAAAGAAGGAAAGCTGGTTGCCATCCCAACTGATACGGTCTATGGACTGGCAGGCAATGCATTTGACACAAATGCCATTGAGCAGATTTACCAAGTCAAAGGGAGACCCAAAAGCAAGGCATTCATCGCACAAACCAATTCCATCGAAAAGATCAAAGGCTTTGTGACTAGTTTTCCAGCGAATGCTGAAAGCCTAGCCAGCAAATATTGGCCTGGTGCACTGACTTTGATTTTGGATGCCAATGAAAAGATACCCACGGAAATGCTGGCAAATGGCCGTACGGTAGGCGTGCGTATTTGCGACCATCCGCTGACATTAGAGCTATTGGAGCTATTAGACTTCCCAGTAGCTCTGCCCAGTGCCAACCTCCACGGACAGCCCAGTCCTGTCACTGCAGCACAAGTCAATAGCCAACTCGGCGACCTCATAGAATACATCCTAGACGGTGGCGAATGTCAAATTGGATTTGAATCAACTATTGTTGGGTTTAACGGGGAAAAACCCCTTATTTTGCGACAAGGTGCCATTGCAGAAGCAGACATTCTCAATACATTGGAATCTTGA
- a CDS encoding ribonuclease HII codes for MPLLSFHQPNTIEAGCDEAGRGCLAGPVVAAAVILPVDFSHHVLNDSKKLSAKQREDLVDEIKSRAIAWGIGVVDNHEIDEINILNASFLAMHRALDQLQVTPELLLIDGNRFTAYEQIPHETMIKGDGRFYSIAAASVLAKTYRDELMTEHAIQYPHYAWERNAGYPTKAHRQAIREYGTTPLHRMSFRLLPEQLELFV; via the coding sequence ATGCCCTTACTATCCTTTCATCAACCCAATACCATCGAAGCAGGCTGTGACGAGGCAGGCAGAGGTTGTCTGGCTGGCCCTGTGGTAGCTGCCGCGGTGATATTACCAGTGGATTTTAGTCATCACGTATTGAACGACTCCAAGAAATTGAGTGCCAAGCAGCGGGAGGACTTGGTCGATGAGATCAAGTCTCGTGCGATCGCTTGGGGCATCGGAGTGGTGGACAATCATGAGATTGACGAGATCAACATTCTGAATGCTTCTTTTCTGGCGATGCATCGTGCTTTGGATCAATTGCAGGTTACACCAGAACTGTTGCTCATCGATGGCAATCGCTTTACCGCCTACGAGCAAATTCCGCATGAAACGATGATCAAAGGAGATGGTAGATTTTACTCTATAGCGGCAGCATCTGTCTTGGCAAAAACCTACCGAGACGAGCTCATGACTGAGCATGCCATTCAATACCCTCATTATGCTTGGGAGCGAAATGCGGGCTACCCTACCAAAGCCCATCGACAGGCTATCCGAGAATATGGCACCACACCACTCCATCGAATGAGTTTCAGATTGCTGCCTGAGCAGCTCGAATTATTTGTTTGA
- the hppD gene encoding 4-hydroxyphenylpyruvate dioxygenase, producing the protein METKEIKKIFAAAEDFLPINGTDFIELYVGNAKQAAHYYKTAFGFQSLAHSGLETGNQNYDSYVLVQDKIRLVLTSPLKAGTPVGKHIDQHGDGVKAIALWVDDATYSYQETVKRGAKSYLKPETRKDKHGEVVVAAIHTYGETIHYFIERKNYQGVFLPGYERWETSYQPAPTGLKYVDHMVGNVGWGEMNQWVDFYARVMGFAQLISFDDKDISTDYTALMSKVMSNGNGRIKFPINEPAEGKKKSQIEEYLDFYGGPGVQHIAVATDNIIETVTAMQSRGVEFLNVPSSYYDTVLDRVGSIDEDLEPLKQLGILIDRDDEGYLLQIFTKPVESRPTVFFEIIQRKGAQSFGKGNFKALFEAIEREQELRGTL; encoded by the coding sequence ATGGAAACGAAAGAAATTAAAAAAATATTCGCTGCAGCGGAAGACTTCCTGCCCATCAACGGCACAGATTTCATCGAGCTGTATGTGGGCAATGCCAAGCAAGCAGCACACTACTACAAAACAGCTTTTGGATTTCAATCCCTCGCCCACTCAGGATTGGAGACAGGCAATCAGAACTATGATTCCTATGTCTTGGTACAGGACAAAATCAGACTGGTACTGACCTCTCCCCTCAAAGCTGGCACGCCTGTAGGCAAGCACATCGACCAACATGGAGATGGGGTCAAAGCCATTGCGCTATGGGTGGATGATGCGACCTACTCTTACCAAGAAACTGTCAAGCGTGGCGCAAAATCCTACCTCAAGCCTGAGACCCGAAAAGACAAGCATGGCGAAGTGGTGGTAGCGGCCATTCACACCTACGGCGAAACCATTCATTATTTCATCGAGAGAAAGAACTATCAAGGCGTCTTCCTGCCTGGCTATGAAAGATGGGAAACTAGCTATCAGCCTGCACCCACTGGGCTCAAATATGTGGATCACATGGTCGGCAATGTCGGCTGGGGAGAGATGAACCAGTGGGTCGACTTCTATGCCCGCGTGATGGGATTTGCACAGTTGATTTCCTTTGATGACAAGGATATCTCGACAGATTACACCGCTCTGATGAGCAAGGTCATGAGCAACGGCAATGGCAGAATCAAATTCCCCATCAACGAACCTGCAGAAGGCAAGAAAAAATCGCAGATCGAAGAGTACCTAGACTTCTACGGTGGGCCAGGTGTCCAGCACATCGCAGTTGCCACGGACAACATCATCGAGACTGTCACCGCCATGCAGAGCAGAGGTGTGGAGTTCCTCAATGTACCCTCTTCCTACTATGACACGGTACTGGATCGAGTCGGCAGCATCGACGAAGACCTCGAACCCTTGAAACAACTCGGGATCTTGATAGATAGAGATGACGAAGGCTACTTGCTACAGATATTCACCAAACCCGTAGAGTCACGGCCTACCGTCTTCTTTGAAATCATCCAAAGAAAAGGTGCCCAGTCATTTGGCAAAGGTAACTTCAAAGCACTCTTTGAAGCCATCGAGAGGGAGCAAGAGCTGCGGGGGACACTTTAA